One window from the genome of Rhodococcus sp. ABRD24 encodes:
- the uvrA gene encoding excinuclease ABC subunit UvrA gives MADRLIVQGAREHNLRGINLDLPRDSLIVFTGLSGSGKSSLAFDTIFAEGQRRYVESLSAYARQFLGQMDKPDVDFIEGLSPAVSIDQKSTNRNPRSTVGTITEVYDYLRLLYARAGSAHCPVCGEQIARQTPQQIVDQVLAMEDGTRFQVLAPVVRTRKGEFVDLFEQLNTQGYSRVRVDGVVHQLTNPPKLKKQEKHDIEVVVDRLTVKASSKQRLTDSVETALRLAEGIVVLDFVDREENAPDRERRFSEKLACPNSHPLSIDDLEPRSFSFNSPYGACPECTGLGIRKEVDPDLVVPDPDLSLEDGAIAPWSMGQSSEYFGRLLSGLGDIMGFDMTTPWSKLPAKARKAILEGSTEQVHVKYKNRYGRTRSYYAEFEGVMPFLHRRLEQTESEQMKERYDGYMRDIPCPACNGARLRPEILSVTIASEVYGKKSIAQVCELSIADCAAFLNSLTLGSREEAIAGQVLKEVQARLGFLLDVGLEYLSLARAAGTLSGGEAQRIRLATQIGSGLVGVLYVLDEPSIGLHQRDNRRLIETLTRLRDLGNTLIVVEHDEDTIRTSDWVVDIGPLAGEHGGRVVHSGTYKDLLTNKESLTGAYLSGRSTIDVPAVRRAVDRKRQVTVVGARENNLKGIDVSFPLGVLTSVTGVSGSGKSTLVNDILATVMANKLNGARQVPGRHTRINGLDQLDKLVQVDQSPIGRTPRSNAATYTGVFDKIRTLFAATTEAKVRGYQPGRFSFNVKGGRCEACSGDGTLKIEMNFLPDVYVPCEVCHGARYNRETLEVHYKGKTIAEVLDMPIEEAADFFEPVTSIHRYLKTLVEVGLGYVRLGQPAPTLSGGEAQRVKLAAELQKRSTGRTVYVLDEPTTGLHFEDIRKLLKVVNGLVDKGNSVIVIEHNLDVIKTSDWIVDMGPEGGSGGGTVVAEGTPEEIAAVAESYTGRFLKEVLVAPSAGGNGAAVGAAPARKAATPRKRVKKAAAAVG, from the coding sequence GTGGCGGATCGCCTGATCGTGCAAGGTGCGCGGGAGCACAATCTGCGAGGGATCAATCTCGATCTGCCCCGGGACAGCCTCATCGTGTTCACCGGACTGTCCGGGTCCGGTAAGTCCAGTCTCGCATTCGACACCATCTTCGCGGAGGGGCAGCGCCGCTACGTCGAGTCGCTGTCCGCGTACGCGCGCCAGTTCCTCGGGCAGATGGACAAGCCGGATGTCGATTTCATCGAGGGGCTCTCACCTGCAGTCTCGATCGACCAGAAGTCCACCAACCGCAACCCGCGGTCCACCGTCGGCACCATCACGGAGGTCTACGACTACCTGCGCCTGCTGTATGCGCGCGCAGGTTCCGCACACTGTCCTGTGTGTGGTGAGCAGATCGCGCGGCAGACGCCGCAGCAAATCGTCGATCAGGTTCTCGCGATGGAGGATGGCACCCGCTTCCAGGTGCTCGCCCCGGTTGTCCGGACCCGCAAGGGCGAGTTCGTGGACTTGTTCGAGCAGCTCAACACCCAGGGTTACTCACGTGTGCGGGTCGACGGCGTCGTACATCAGCTCACGAATCCGCCGAAGCTCAAGAAACAGGAAAAGCACGACATCGAGGTTGTCGTCGACCGCCTCACAGTCAAGGCGAGTTCCAAGCAGAGACTGACGGACTCCGTCGAGACCGCTCTGCGCCTCGCTGAGGGCATCGTCGTCCTGGACTTCGTTGACCGCGAGGAGAACGCGCCGGACCGTGAGCGGCGCTTTTCCGAGAAACTCGCGTGTCCCAACAGCCACCCGCTGTCGATCGACGATCTCGAGCCGCGCTCATTCTCGTTCAACTCGCCGTACGGCGCGTGCCCGGAGTGCACTGGCCTCGGCATCCGCAAGGAAGTCGATCCGGACCTCGTGGTGCCGGATCCGGATCTGAGTCTCGAGGACGGGGCGATCGCGCCGTGGTCGATGGGTCAGAGTTCCGAGTACTTCGGCAGGTTGCTGTCCGGCCTCGGCGACATCATGGGCTTCGATATGACCACGCCATGGAGCAAGCTGCCGGCAAAGGCTCGCAAGGCGATCCTCGAGGGCAGCACCGAGCAGGTTCACGTCAAGTACAAGAACCGCTACGGCCGGACGCGTTCGTACTACGCCGAGTTCGAGGGGGTCATGCCGTTCCTGCACCGGCGGCTCGAGCAGACCGAGTCAGAGCAGATGAAGGAACGCTACGACGGCTACATGCGGGACATCCCCTGCCCTGCCTGCAACGGCGCACGACTGCGGCCGGAGATCCTGTCCGTCACTATTGCGTCGGAGGTCTACGGCAAGAAGTCGATCGCGCAGGTCTGTGAGCTGTCGATCGCGGACTGCGCCGCGTTCCTCAACAGTCTCACACTCGGTTCCCGTGAAGAGGCGATCGCAGGTCAGGTACTCAAGGAGGTTCAGGCGCGGCTCGGGTTCCTGCTCGACGTCGGGCTCGAGTACCTTTCGCTCGCCCGTGCGGCGGGCACCCTGTCCGGCGGCGAGGCCCAGCGTATTCGGCTCGCCACTCAGATTGGTTCCGGGCTCGTCGGCGTACTCTACGTGCTGGACGAGCCGTCCATCGGCCTGCACCAGCGCGACAACCGGCGACTCATCGAAACCCTCACTCGCCTACGTGATCTCGGCAATACGCTGATCGTCGTCGAGCACGACGAGGACACCATCCGGACCTCGGACTGGGTTGTCGACATCGGGCCGCTGGCCGGCGAGCACGGCGGTCGGGTGGTGCACAGCGGCACCTACAAGGATTTGCTGACCAACAAGGAATCCCTCACCGGCGCATATCTTTCCGGTCGCAGCACCATCGACGTTCCAGCGGTGCGCCGAGCGGTCGACCGGAAGCGTCAGGTCACCGTTGTCGGCGCCCGCGAGAACAACCTCAAGGGCATCGATGTCAGCTTCCCGCTCGGGGTCCTCACCTCGGTCACCGGGGTGTCGGGGTCGGGCAAGTCGACACTGGTCAACGACATCCTCGCGACTGTCATGGCGAACAAGCTCAATGGCGCCCGCCAGGTTCCTGGCAGACACACCCGGATCAACGGCCTCGACCAGCTCGACAAGCTCGTGCAGGTCGACCAGTCGCCGATCGGGCGGACACCGCGATCCAATGCCGCCACCTATACCGGCGTCTTCGACAAAATTCGCACCCTGTTCGCGGCCACGACCGAGGCCAAGGTTCGGGGGTACCAGCCGGGACGGTTCTCGTTCAACGTCAAGGGTGGCCGGTGCGAGGCGTGCTCGGGTGACGGCACACTGAAGATCGAGATGAATTTCCTGCCGGACGTCTACGTTCCGTGCGAGGTGTGCCATGGGGCTCGGTACAACCGCGAGACGCTCGAGGTCCACTACAAGGGCAAGACGATCGCAGAAGTCCTGGACATGCCGATCGAGGAGGCCGCCGATTTCTTCGAGCCGGTCACCTCCATTCACCGATACCTGAAGACACTGGTGGAGGTTGGTCTCGGCTACGTTCGACTGGGTCAGCCCGCACCCACGCTCTCCGGCGGCGAGGCGCAACGAGTCAAGCTCGCGGCCGAACTGCAGAAGCGGTCGACGGGACGCACTGTGTACGTGTTGGACGAGCCGACCACCGGTTTGCATTTCGAGGATATTCGTAAACTCCTCAAGGTGGTCAACGGTCTGGTCGACAAGGGCAACTCGGTGATCGTGATCGAGCACAACCTGGACGTGATCAAGACGTCCGACTGGATCGTCGACATGGGACCCGAGGGCGGCTCGGGCGGCGGCACCGTGGTTGCAGAGGGGACGCCGGAAGAGATTGCAGCAGTGGCCGAGAGCTACACCGGCCGCTTCCTCAAGGAGGTTCTCGTCGCCCCGAGTGCGGGCGGGAACGGTGCCGCCGTAGGGGCGGCTCCTGCCCGGAAGGCCGCTACCCCGCGTAAGCGGGTCAAGAAGGCTGCTGCCGCCGTCGGCTGA
- a CDS encoding MBL fold metallo-hydrolase, whose translation MEQQHITIDDNYTGDLSGTAGAQRRTVPGATIIKMSVGPMDNNTYLLTCAATGSSLLIDAANDAPRILQLIGEQTSRLELLVTTHQHHDHWFALAEVADETGVPTAAHPLDSEVLSVTPARHLTDGDTVTVGDLTLEVIHLDGHTPGGITLALTEKTEHGRVHLFTGDSLFPGGVGKTPDAERFTSLMNDVETKLFGRFADDTAFYPGHGKDSTLGAERPHLQEWRERGW comes from the coding sequence ATGGAGCAGCAGCACATCACCATCGACGACAACTACACCGGCGATCTCTCGGGCACTGCGGGCGCACAGCGCCGCACGGTGCCCGGTGCGACGATCATCAAGATGTCGGTCGGACCGATGGACAACAACACCTACCTCCTCACATGCGCCGCAACCGGAAGTTCGCTGCTCATCGATGCCGCAAACGATGCGCCCCGCATCCTGCAGCTGATCGGCGAGCAGACATCGCGGCTCGAGCTCCTCGTCACGACCCACCAGCACCACGACCACTGGTTCGCACTCGCCGAGGTGGCCGACGAAACCGGCGTGCCGACCGCGGCGCACCCGCTCGACTCGGAGGTTCTGTCCGTGACCCCGGCGCGTCACCTCACCGACGGCGACACCGTCACGGTGGGCGATCTCACGCTCGAGGTCATCCACCTCGACGGGCACACGCCCGGAGGGATCACCTTGGCACTGACCGAGAAGACCGAGCACGGCCGGGTCCACCTGTTCACCGGAGACTCGCTGTTCCCGGGCGGCGTCGGCAAGACACCCGACGCCGAGCGTTTCACGTCGCTCATGAATGACGTCGAAACCAAACTGTTCGGGCGCTTTGCCGACGACACCGCCTTCTACCCCGGCCACGGCAAGGACTCGACCCTCGGCGCCGAGCGGCCGCACCTGCAGGAGTGGCGCGAACGCGGTTGGTGA
- a CDS encoding alpha/beta fold hydrolase, giving the protein MSQHELESAVFHQDVLKYVDLGEGPPVVLVHGLLGSHESWGPQIDMLAEKYRVIAPDLFGHGESDKPRGDYSLSSHAATVRDLMDHLEISSAPLVGHSLGGGIIMQMAYLFPERVERLCLVSSGGLGPEVSSYLKAATLPGSEFVLPVLASGWVRRNTEAVLGLLGRTGLPVQPSRSAVETWRSLGTVADRATRDAFLASVRAVVGPRGQTVSAKQHFPRFETLPAMLIWGGKDTMIPAHHAENVREEVPRSQIEVFPDAGHFPQLDEPYRFFRVLDTFLRAGTEEPSNG; this is encoded by the coding sequence ATGTCGCAACACGAACTCGAGTCCGCAGTTTTTCACCAGGATGTCCTCAAATATGTCGATCTCGGTGAGGGTCCACCAGTCGTGCTCGTGCACGGACTGCTCGGCTCACACGAGTCGTGGGGTCCGCAGATCGACATGCTGGCCGAGAAGTACCGTGTCATTGCGCCGGACCTGTTCGGCCACGGCGAATCAGACAAACCACGGGGTGACTATTCGCTCAGTTCCCACGCCGCGACAGTGCGTGATCTCATGGACCACTTGGAGATCTCCTCGGCCCCTCTGGTGGGCCACTCGCTCGGCGGCGGGATCATCATGCAGATGGCGTACCTTTTTCCCGAGCGGGTGGAACGGCTGTGCCTGGTGAGCAGCGGTGGTCTCGGACCCGAGGTGAGCTCGTACCTCAAGGCGGCGACGTTACCGGGAAGCGAGTTTGTGCTGCCCGTCCTCGCGTCCGGCTGGGTCCGGCGGAACACCGAGGCCGTTCTCGGATTGTTGGGTCGCACGGGCCTGCCCGTGCAGCCGAGCCGCAGTGCTGTCGAGACGTGGCGCTCGCTGGGAACGGTGGCAGACAGGGCCACCCGGGACGCATTTCTCGCATCCGTCCGCGCGGTCGTGGGTCCGCGCGGGCAAACCGTCAGCGCCAAGCAGCATTTCCCGCGGTTCGAAACGTTGCCAGCGATGCTCATCTGGGGCGGCAAAGACACGATGATTCCAGCGCACCACGCCGAGAACGTCCGCGAGGAAGTGCCCAGAAGTCAGATCGAAGTCTTCCCCGACGCTGGCCACTTCCCTCAACTGGACGAGCCTTACCGCTTCTTCCGGGTGCTGGACACGTTCCTGCGGGCCGGCACGGAGGAACCGTCGAACGGCTGA
- a CDS encoding wax ester/triacylglycerol synthase domain-containing protein, which produces MTDTRESHMTQSDYFSWNLEHDPIMRSTIVAVVILDTTPDWDRFVTMMDRATRVVPNFRHRLVRVGYGLAPPHWEVDPDFDLSWHLRRLALPAPADLEAVLEVARRSGMGAFDAHRPLWQFTLLVGLDDGRAALVLKVHHSLTDGLGGIQIAGEIVDFAREGTDRGPLPPAPSPTVVSALADTLQWHVETGVALARRGIGALVPTVRSTIANPFRALQSAATTATAVVRFARPIPNTLSPVMTERSLGRRFAGIDIPFEALHRASRHAGSTLNDAFLAALLLGVREYHELHHSTVEQLRVMVPVSMRTESDPMGGNRITLVRVALPANVTDPAELMHRVGEIVSMSGHDPALPLSNAIAGALNLLPNSYLASVFKHVDFLASDVPGSPVPMYVAGAEIERYYAFGPTLGTALNVTLMSHTGTCCVGINADAASVPDLPVMTECIKNGFRSVLSVGMGATPTSPDLTPSWGRPHGACSDTVVES; this is translated from the coding sequence ATGACGGACACGCGCGAATCGCACATGACGCAGTCGGACTATTTCTCCTGGAACCTGGAACATGATCCGATCATGCGATCGACGATCGTGGCCGTCGTCATCCTCGACACGACGCCGGACTGGGATCGCTTCGTCACCATGATGGACCGAGCGACGAGGGTGGTTCCGAACTTTCGGCACAGGCTCGTCCGTGTCGGGTACGGGTTGGCCCCGCCGCACTGGGAGGTGGATCCCGACTTCGACCTGTCGTGGCACCTGCGGCGCCTGGCGCTTCCCGCGCCGGCGGACCTGGAAGCTGTTCTCGAGGTCGCGCGCCGAAGTGGGATGGGGGCATTCGATGCCCACCGGCCGCTCTGGCAGTTCACACTTCTGGTCGGTCTCGACGACGGCCGTGCGGCGCTGGTTCTGAAGGTCCATCATTCGTTGACGGACGGTCTCGGCGGAATCCAGATCGCGGGCGAGATCGTCGATTTCGCCCGCGAGGGAACCGACCGAGGGCCGCTCCCTCCCGCGCCGTCTCCGACAGTGGTGAGCGCCCTCGCGGACACGTTGCAATGGCATGTGGAGACGGGCGTCGCCCTGGCACGAAGGGGCATCGGCGCGCTCGTTCCGACGGTGCGGAGCACGATCGCGAACCCGTTCCGCGCGTTGCAATCCGCTGCCACTACCGCCACCGCGGTCGTTCGTTTCGCGCGCCCGATCCCGAACACCCTCTCTCCCGTCATGACCGAACGCAGCCTCGGGCGGCGTTTCGCCGGGATCGATATTCCGTTCGAGGCGCTGCATCGCGCGTCGAGACATGCCGGAAGCACGCTCAACGACGCGTTTCTCGCTGCGTTACTGCTGGGGGTGCGTGAGTACCACGAATTGCATCACTCGACCGTCGAACAACTGCGCGTGATGGTGCCGGTCAGCATGCGCACGGAATCCGACCCGATGGGAGGCAACCGAATCACCCTGGTCCGGGTCGCGCTACCCGCGAACGTGACAGACCCGGCCGAACTGATGCACCGCGTGGGCGAGATCGTCAGCATGTCGGGCCACGACCCGGCGCTTCCGCTGTCCAACGCCATCGCCGGCGCACTGAACCTGCTCCCCAACAGCTACCTGGCCTCGGTCTTCAAACATGTCGACTTCCTGGCTTCCGACGTTCCCGGTTCACCTGTGCCCATGTATGTCGCCGGTGCGGAGATAGAGAGGTACTACGCCTTCGGGCCGACACTCGGCACCGCCCTCAACGTCACACTCATGTCCCATACCGGTACCTGCTGTGTGGGAATCAACGCAGACGCGGCGTCGGTACCGGATCTGCCGGTCATGACCGAATGCATCAAGAACGGCTTCCGCTCGGTCCTCAGCGTTGGCATGGGGGCAACGCCCACTTCGCCGGACCTGACGCCGTCGTGGGGGAGACCTCATGGTGCCTGCTCGGACACAGTTGTAGAGAGTTAG